The proteins below come from a single Chryseobacterium bernardetii genomic window:
- a CDS encoding DUF2314 domain-containing protein: MNKSFQLEVNQEYLYLLYKAKNTIWYFNELVKSGYSGYSAIKFQNENGIFVWLENIRIEDSYYCGVLSENNEPKKVPLNTAIDWMIIEGQRMLGGYSIRHYWNSLGEEEKLNFEIECGFRIDEGNDFFRPDRSTPEGAILSIEEFYGHKDLDGIISCKDFRKEAENIMIGHSVEITEKTHEMITSALKVSFFEELELNGFPKFEGLDRVFTMEYQREDQQLIEEKVIYSDGTVTINRLWVWYSGKDGWKVLNLVE; this comes from the coding sequence ATGAATAAAAGTTTTCAGTTAGAGGTAAATCAAGAATATCTCTATTTATTATATAAAGCAAAAAACACAATCTGGTATTTCAACGAGCTAGTTAAAAGTGGTTATTCTGGTTATTCTGCGATCAAATTTCAGAATGAGAATGGCATTTTTGTTTGGTTAGAAAATATTAGGATTGAAGATAGCTATTACTGTGGAGTTTTGTCAGAAAATAATGAGCCAAAAAAAGTCCCTTTAAATACAGCTATAGACTGGATGATTATTGAGGGGCAAAGAATGCTTGGAGGCTACTCTATAAGACATTATTGGAATTCGCTGGGAGAAGAGGAAAAACTCAATTTTGAAATAGAATGTGGATTTCGAATTGACGAGGGTAATGATTTTTTCAGACCAGATCGTTCTACGCCTGAAGGTGCAATTTTAAGTATTGAGGAGTTTTATGGTCACAAAGATCTTGATGGAATTATTTCCTGTAAAGATTTCAGGAAGGAAGCTGAGAATATTATGATAGGACATTCTGTAGAAATTACTGAGAAGACCCATGAAATGATAACATCAGCCTTGAAAGTATCATTTTTTGAAGAGTTGGAGTTAAATGGGTTTCCAAAATTTGAAGGTTTAGACAGGGTTTTCACCATGGAATATCAAAGAGAAGATCAGCAATTAATAGAGGAGAAGGTTATTTACAGTGACGGTACAGTTACTATAAATAGACTGTGGGTATGGTATTCTGGCAAAGATGGCTGGAAAGTATTGAACCTTGTTGAATGA
- a CDS encoding putative toxin — protein MRKILFFVFLFLVCSSQAQVNQKKKNTKQKEWGNPVKLTKEERSRPYMTEVLKTRDSLSPQEAERRRKNIEAGNPFKKYGYYPKVATLSKGKYLEFHDQDSVVTIGSVRFNVKKGEVVDFLEVNLDDPDAQPIGDTHGRWISPDPLSEEFSSWSPYNMSFNNPLKFIDPDGRAPEEVNGCCWWLRLMPLFEESSIKPTVIETLTKTGEVGTKAAENSARQERFNFGRYVEKKELAEMGKDKNTQTYEFTDPKTGKIGRTIPDAMTDEGGTIEIKHVVKQSFTKQLRGQQQISKGNGQEAILHLNKSAEITKPLENSGIKIQRYVAPPKPKIDNMKVTPAPAPKLMPVPKPKDPCNGVPGCA, from the coding sequence ATGAGAAAGATTTTATTTTTTGTTTTCCTATTCCTTGTCTGCTCTTCGCAAGCGCAGGTAAATCAAAAGAAAAAGAACACAAAACAAAAGGAATGGGGAAATCCCGTTAAACTGACCAAGGAAGAGCGATCTCGCCCCTATATGACTGAGGTACTAAAAACGAGAGATAGTCTGAGCCCTCAGGAAGCTGAAAGAAGAAGAAAGAACATTGAAGCCGGAAATCCCTTTAAGAAATATGGCTATTATCCCAAGGTTGCGACGTTAAGCAAGGGAAAATACTTGGAATTTCACGATCAGGATAGCGTGGTTACTATTGGATCGGTGCGATTTAATGTAAAAAAGGGCGAAGTTGTCGATTTTTTAGAAGTGAATCTTGATGATCCAGATGCTCAACCGATCGGAGACACACATGGTCGCTGGATCAGTCCCGATCCCCTAAGTGAGGAATTTAGTAGTTGGAGTCCCTACAACATGTCTTTTAATAATCCACTAAAGTTTATTGATCCTGATGGTAGAGCTCCAGAAGAGGTGAATGGATGTTGCTGGTGGCTTCGGCTAATGCCTTTATTTGAGGAGTCCTCAATTAAACCAACTGTTATTGAAACGCTTACAAAAACAGGAGAAGTAGGAACTAAAGCAGCAGAAAATTCAGCTCGACAGGAACGTTTTAATTTTGGTCGATATGTTGAGAAAAAGGAGCTTGCTGAAATGGGGAAGGATAAAAATACGCAAACTTATGAATTTACAGATCCAAAAACAGGGAAAATAGGGCGTACCATTCCAGATGCAATGACAGATGAAGGTGGAACAATTGAAATTAAGCATGTAGTAAAACAGTCTTTCACTAAACAACTCAGGGGTCAACAACAAATTTCTAAAGGCAACGGTCAGGAGGCAATATTACATTTAAATAAGTCAGCAGAAATTACTAAACCTTTAGAAAATTCTGGTATTAAAATACAAAGATATGTTGCACCTCCAAAACCAAAAATAGATAATATGAAAGTTACTCCTGCTCCAGCGCCAAAGCTTATGCCTGTACCAAAACCTAAAGATCCTTGTAACGGTGTTCCTGGTTGTGCATAG
- a CDS encoding transglutaminase family protein yields MKQIILLYYFIVGCYCYGQRLPKLPETPQQANLNSVPVIRNETSNLSSRTNNYPNFVNPQKKVNYQSDQAHLNKEVERQIAEIRAEAFSRNFKLSPLSDKKGTSAYYNAFEHLSKLDSESYSIADAVFIVENAYNNNDKNFQSTYQGQIQKATNIIRKEIKNSGIEDSDNVSKNLSIFKYFAEDSKLNGKVVHKAMKYDFDDYMGAKDYSKMFVSKLMKTNTGQCHSMPLLYLILAEQIGAEAYLVMSPNHSYIRFKDADGEMLSVELTNGMFSANSFVLNSGYIKAEALKNKLYMQNLTKREILSQTYVDLASGYIHKYGYDEFVSKVLDKALILNPNNINAILWKSNTDQVRFMQACSRFGIDPQIKEQLQNIRNYPPLENQFRQINIGFDYIDQSGFTQMPLDQYEKWLGSLKSTENQQKSNEIAERIKILNAQKQKESNKKPKPITPKKESPKIYKIPKEFL; encoded by the coding sequence ATGAAACAAATTATTTTACTTTACTACTTTATAGTTGGATGTTATTGTTATGGACAACGATTACCAAAACTTCCTGAGACTCCTCAGCAAGCTAATTTAAATAGTGTTCCGGTGATTCGGAATGAGACATCCAATTTGTCTTCTAGAACGAATAATTACCCAAATTTTGTAAATCCACAGAAGAAAGTTAATTACCAGTCCGATCAAGCGCATCTAAATAAAGAAGTTGAACGTCAGATCGCAGAGATTCGTGCGGAAGCATTTTCAAGAAATTTTAAGCTATCTCCATTGTCAGACAAGAAAGGAACTAGCGCATATTACAATGCATTTGAACATCTTTCAAAACTTGATTCTGAAAGTTATTCAATTGCTGATGCAGTTTTTATAGTGGAAAATGCATACAATAACAATGATAAAAATTTTCAGTCAACTTATCAGGGTCAAATCCAAAAAGCCACAAATATCATTCGTAAAGAAATAAAAAATAGTGGAATTGAAGATTCCGACAATGTTTCTAAAAACTTATCCATTTTCAAATACTTCGCGGAGGACAGTAAACTTAACGGAAAAGTAGTGCACAAAGCAATGAAGTATGATTTTGATGATTATATGGGCGCAAAGGATTACTCCAAAATGTTTGTTTCCAAGTTGATGAAAACCAATACAGGACAATGTCATTCGATGCCCTTGTTATACCTTATTTTAGCTGAACAAATTGGTGCGGAAGCTTACTTGGTTATGTCACCCAATCACTCTTATATCCGGTTTAAAGATGCTGATGGCGAAATGTTAAGTGTTGAGCTTACCAATGGGATGTTTTCTGCAAATTCATTTGTTCTTAATTCGGGATATATTAAAGCAGAAGCACTAAAGAACAAACTATATATGCAGAATCTAACTAAGCGTGAGATCTTATCACAGACTTATGTGGATCTTGCCAGCGGATATATCCACAAATATGGTTATGATGAATTTGTCTCCAAAGTTCTCGATAAAGCATTAATACTCAATCCAAATAATATAAATGCAATCTTATGGAAGAGTAACACGGATCAAGTACGCTTTATGCAGGCTTGTAGTAGGTTTGGGATTGATCCTCAAATTAAAGAGCAGCTTCAAAATATCCGTAATTATCCACCACTGGAAAATCAATTTCGCCAAATAAATATAGGCTTTGATTATATTGATCAATCAGGCTTTACCCAGATGCCGCTTGATCAGTACGAAAAATGGCTTGGATCATTAAAGAGTACAGAAAACCAGCAAAAAAGTAATGAAATCGCTGAAAGGATTAAGATCCTAAATGCACAAAAGCAAAAAGAATCCAATAAAAAGCCAAAACCAATCACACCGAAAAAAGAATCCCCAAAGATCTACAAGATTCCAAAGGAATTTTTATAA
- a CDS encoding RNA polymerase sigma factor: MTFFSNHIIDVEDMYKSIYNTYRERVFHYIKGKVKNRNDIRDIAQNVFFHLWEYKESLGGVNTENIIFKTCNQEISKFFKTQRKHVFENDHAIPETPDDAVDQLDSKLKKEQQLQAVQDSIELLPASSKKMFTMNKLDGVTQQKIAAQLNLPKKTVQKQISKALIFLKDFHKNS, from the coding sequence ATGACTTTCTTCTCTAACCATATAATTGATGTAGAGGATATGTATAAATCCATATATAATACATATCGAGAACGTGTGTTTCATTACATCAAAGGAAAAGTTAAGAATAGAAATGATATTCGTGATATCGCACAAAATGTGTTTTTCCACCTATGGGAATATAAGGAGTCGCTGGGTGGTGTGAATACTGAAAATATAATTTTTAAGACCTGTAATCAGGAAATTTCAAAATTTTTCAAAACACAGCGAAAACATGTATTTGAAAATGATCATGCTATTCCTGAAACACCCGACGATGCTGTCGATCAGCTGGATTCCAAACTCAAAAAAGAACAACAACTGCAAGCGGTGCAGGATAGCATTGAATTGCTTCCGGCTTCAAGTAAGAAAATGTTTACAATGAACAAACTTGATGGTGTCACTCAGCAAAAAATTGCCGCTCAGCTTAATTTGCCAAAAAAAACTGTGCAAAAACAAATTTCTAAAGCACTGATTTTTCTTAAAGATTTTCATAAAAACTCTTAA
- a CDS encoding FecR family protein, with translation MNNNEPYVEPLTPQEAEEDWLAIIARIRAHEAKKKKRKITRFVSAIAASILLLIGTIITYRMYVLPDIYFAKDNDLAITLTDNSHITLSKGAKLTVYKTFPSDTRDVFLEGNAVFKVSKSKEHPFIVHAGSYEAKVLGTVFKVVQTGATFKVDLYEGKVQVSNSSKPKESYIIQPKETFSNMGSNQVATVAPTAHDDFKKKKISATLAFTDFYLQDALKIIERTYGIKIIFPADRASSKISILSKDATVDELMENISIQLNLNIKKANVNTFELEE, from the coding sequence ATGAACAATAATGAACCTTACGTAGAACCACTCACCCCCCAGGAGGCAGAAGAGGATTGGCTCGCTATTATCGCTCGGATAAGAGCGCACGAAGCCAAAAAGAAAAAAAGAAAAATCACCCGCTTTGTATCTGCAATTGCAGCATCAATCCTGCTGTTAATCGGTACTATTATAACTTACAGAATGTATGTGTTACCTGACATATACTTCGCTAAGGATAATGATTTGGCAATAACCTTAACGGATAATTCTCATATTACCCTTTCCAAAGGTGCAAAATTAACAGTATACAAAACCTTTCCTTCTGATACAAGGGATGTTTTTCTTGAGGGTAATGCAGTCTTTAAGGTCAGCAAATCAAAAGAGCATCCATTTATTGTACATGCTGGTTCCTATGAAGCTAAAGTTTTAGGAACTGTATTTAAAGTGGTGCAAACAGGGGCTACTTTTAAAGTAGATCTGTATGAGGGCAAAGTTCAGGTGAGCAACTCTTCAAAACCCAAAGAATCTTATATTATACAGCCCAAAGAAACATTTTCAAATATGGGCTCCAATCAAGTTGCTACTGTAGCACCAACAGCCCATGATGATTTCAAAAAGAAAAAGATAAGCGCTACGCTAGCTTTTACCGACTTCTATTTACAGGATGCCTTAAAGATCATAGAAAGGACTTATGGGATTAAAATCATATTTCCCGCAGACCGGGCCTCTTCAAAAATATCTATTTTGAGTAAGGATGCCACGGTAGATGAGCTAATGGAAAATATTTCAATACAATTAAACCTAAATATAAAAAAAGCCAATGTTAATACTTTTGAACTGGAGGAGTAA
- a CDS encoding SusC/RagA family TonB-linked outer membrane protein, with protein sequence MKILCSAAVFLLFGWHGLHAQQNLSQMRVSFEIGKTPATKAVEKFLTKNNIPYNYSNDDLKNYTVQPLKCKNEPVIDCLNKLLRDIPVEALINNNSVIIRPKKNKITSDNIELSEPSIAKADTLREASKTQTIEEVILNAGYYKVRDKERTGSISKVTAKEIENQPVTNVLSTVQGRMTGVNIIQNSGVPGAGFEIQIRGQNSLRTGTFTEQNGNVPLYVVDGVPFSEISPQKSQISSTIIPGGNINPLNTINPNDIESIEVLKDADATAIYGSRGANGVILITTKKGKSGKVSLNFSTNYGISEAISNLTLLNKDEYLNMRRTAYKNDGISAYPSNAYDVNGVWDQQNGINWQKILIGKKATTNNTQLSANGGSKTTSFLVSLGHNEQTTVYGQDFKYTSNNFSSNLSHRSEDNRFQINVSNLFTQQKNNVIYSDLTTRAFTLSPISPQLYTPDGSLNWANNTFTNPLAAYNASYNNDTKLFQTNLNSEYKLFKDFKVKVNAGLNYTTVDELALQPNTIYNPNIGSGLSSANSQARQKKQNIFSFIIEPQVNWAKNWGKHNLQILFGGTFQSMVRDTEEELGFGFESNQFISNIAAAKTIMMLENSNIEYKYAAIYGRLNYQFKNKYILNLTSRRDGSSRFGPNNRFANFGAIGAAWNFSKENLLKNLEWLSTGKLRASYGSAGSDNIGDFQFLNNYIVSSTLIYNNITGLSPSRLYNPDYSWEITKKMEAAVELGFFKNRLKLSTALYRNRSSSQLVGYQLSAVTGFSSVMANLNATIENKGLEIEITGRPIAKKDLQWESSFNISFPSNELLSFPGLAGSSYANQYVIGQPTNIVKLYQFEGIDPSTGQYRFKDFNGDGKITSPEDRQVVADIGIKYFGGWSNNFRYKNWDLSILFQFVKKKGWNYNSIMSLPGTMSNQPTQVLDVWSPQNPTGYYMPYSTLNTNIHNLFRTSTAAVSDASFIRLKNIQLAYTLPLTEGTFKNVKIYFQGQNLLTWTKFFGVDPEALTSGFLPPLRTYSFGIQFNL encoded by the coding sequence ATGAAAATTTTATGCAGTGCCGCTGTATTTCTATTATTCGGCTGGCACGGGCTACATGCCCAACAGAATCTCTCCCAAATGAGGGTAAGTTTTGAAATCGGTAAAACTCCTGCAACAAAAGCAGTTGAAAAATTTCTAACCAAAAATAACATACCGTATAACTACTCTAATGATGACCTAAAAAATTATACGGTTCAACCGCTAAAGTGTAAGAACGAACCTGTAATTGATTGTTTAAACAAGCTATTAAGAGATATACCAGTTGAAGCTTTAATAAATAATAATAGTGTAATTATTCGACCAAAAAAGAACAAGATAACATCTGATAATATTGAATTGTCTGAACCCTCTATCGCAAAAGCAGATACCTTACGCGAAGCATCTAAAACTCAAACCATTGAAGAAGTTATCCTAAATGCTGGTTACTATAAAGTGAGAGACAAGGAACGCACTGGTAGTATTTCTAAGGTAACAGCAAAAGAAATAGAAAACCAGCCTGTTACCAATGTGTTATCAACTGTTCAGGGGCGTATGACAGGGGTCAACATTATTCAGAATAGTGGTGTACCTGGCGCCGGATTTGAGATTCAGATCAGAGGACAAAACAGCTTAAGAACAGGAACTTTTACAGAACAAAACGGTAACGTCCCTCTCTATGTTGTGGATGGCGTTCCCTTTAGTGAAATAAGTCCCCAGAAATCTCAGATCTCATCGACAATCATACCCGGAGGGAATATCAACCCATTAAATACAATCAATCCTAATGATATCGAAAGCATCGAAGTACTAAAGGACGCCGATGCCACAGCAATCTATGGTTCAAGAGGAGCGAATGGTGTTATACTGATCACTACAAAAAAAGGTAAATCCGGCAAAGTAAGCCTGAATTTTTCTACCAATTATGGAATAAGCGAAGCTATATCCAATCTTACCCTGCTCAATAAAGATGAATATCTAAACATGCGCCGTACAGCCTATAAAAATGATGGTATTTCTGCCTACCCATCAAATGCCTATGATGTAAATGGTGTGTGGGATCAGCAGAATGGAATTAATTGGCAAAAAATTTTGATAGGTAAAAAGGCTACGACCAATAATACCCAGCTATCAGCAAATGGAGGCAGCAAAACCACAAGCTTTCTGGTGAGTTTAGGTCATAACGAACAGACAACGGTATATGGACAGGATTTTAAATACACTTCTAATAATTTTAGCTCAAATCTATCACATCGCTCAGAAGATAACCGATTTCAGATCAATGTTTCAAATTTGTTCACACAACAAAAAAATAATGTTATTTATAGTGATCTGACAACAAGAGCGTTTACACTATCTCCTATATCACCTCAGCTCTACACCCCTGATGGTAGTCTGAACTGGGCTAACAATACATTTACAAATCCGCTAGCAGCCTATAATGCATCCTACAACAATGACACAAAGCTGTTCCAAACAAATTTAAACTCAGAATACAAGCTTTTTAAAGACTTTAAAGTTAAGGTTAACGCAGGACTAAATTATACGACGGTCGATGAGTTGGCCCTACAGCCAAATACCATCTATAATCCTAACATTGGAAGTGGCCTTTCGAGTGCAAATTCACAGGCACGCCAGAAAAAACAGAACATTTTCTCCTTTATTATAGAACCACAGGTGAACTGGGCAAAAAACTGGGGCAAACATAATCTACAGATTCTTTTCGGAGGAACTTTTCAGAGTATGGTCAGAGATACCGAAGAAGAGCTGGGTTTTGGTTTTGAAAGCAATCAGTTCATAAGTAATATAGCCGCCGCAAAAACTATAATGATGTTGGAAAACTCCAACATTGAGTATAAGTACGCCGCAATCTATGGTAGGCTTAACTACCAATTTAAAAATAAATATATACTGAATTTAACAAGCAGACGCGACGGTAGCAGTCGTTTTGGCCCCAATAATAGATTTGCAAATTTTGGTGCCATAGGAGCAGCCTGGAATTTTTCGAAAGAAAACCTTTTAAAAAATCTGGAATGGTTGAGCACAGGTAAGCTACGTGCTAGTTACGGATCTGCTGGAAGTGACAATATCGGTGATTTTCAGTTTCTTAACAATTATATTGTTTCATCAACATTGATCTACAACAATATTACTGGCCTATCTCCTTCCCGTCTTTACAATCCGGATTACAGCTGGGAAATAACGAAAAAAATGGAGGCCGCAGTTGAACTGGGCTTTTTTAAAAATAGATTAAAACTCAGTACAGCCTTGTATCGCAACCGCTCTTCAAGTCAGTTGGTTGGATATCAGCTTTCCGCAGTGACAGGCTTTTCCAGTGTTATGGCAAATCTGAACGCGACTATAGAAAATAAAGGACTGGAAATAGAAATTACAGGTCGCCCGATCGCAAAGAAAGACCTGCAATGGGAATCAAGTTTTAACATAAGCTTCCCCAGTAACGAGCTGCTATCATTTCCCGGACTGGCAGGCTCATCCTATGCAAATCAATATGTTATTGGCCAGCCCACAAATATTGTAAAATTATATCAGTTCGAGGGAATCGACCCATCAACCGGTCAATATAGATTCAAGGATTTTAATGGTGATGGTAAAATTACGAGCCCGGAGGACCGACAGGTTGTAGCCGATATTGGCATCAAATATTTCGGTGGATGGAGCAACAATTTCCGATACAAAAACTGGGATTTATCCATTCTCTTTCAATTTGTTAAAAAGAAAGGTTGGAATTACAACTCCATCATGTCACTTCCGGGAACAATGAGCAATCAGCCTACACAAGTACTTGACGTTTGGTCACCACAGAACCCTACAGGTTACTACATGCCATACAGTACCTTAAACACGAATATACATAACCTATTCCGTACTAGTACTGCCGCAGTTTCTGATGCTTCCTTCATACGTTTAAAAAACATTCAGCTTGCGTACACGCTACCACTAACAGAGGGTACATTTAAAAATGTAAAAATTTATTTTCAGGGCCAGAACCTCTTGACCTGGACAAAATTTTTTGGCGTAGACCCTGAAGCATTGACATCTGGTTTTTTACCACCACTCCGAACATACTCTTTCGGAATTCAATTTAACCTTTAA
- a CDS encoding RagB/SusD family nutrient uptake outer membrane protein — protein MKKINFVILMIFILTAASCDRLLDVNTPDNQIDQSKVFEDIQTANAALAAHYADLMKSSPIAGGDLETYLSSYTDELQNYTTTASDSRDLFLNLHTDTNSIMLNAWATAYKHIYTANAIIEGISGSQGISASDKNWFRGQALLTRSIMFFYLNQLYGDIPYPESTDYKVNNVIEKTSSITVLTNLERDLLEVSSLLQNEYKDPERIYPNRFVAKLLLAKVYMAGQNWDKAEILLKEIIQSPLYQIESDITKVFTKSGKEVLWQLKPNNNASLQQATVFYFTNSLPNIYAISESLINTFQDNDLRKQNWIGRVDFGGVSYYRVEKYKNRNNTNTNEYSIVFRLEEAYLLLAETLAQENKVDEALPYVNAIKLRAQLAPLTIPIAKELLLQEILLEDKREFFVEMGHRFLDLKRTGKLNTLQATKQNWKDFHQLWPIPQKEILLNANLKPQNPGY, from the coding sequence ATGAAAAAGATAAATTTTGTCATACTGATGATATTCATTTTAACAGCCGCATCATGCGATAGATTATTAGATGTAAATACACCTGACAACCAGATCGACCAAAGTAAAGTTTTCGAGGATATTCAGACAGCAAATGCTGCTCTTGCTGCACACTATGCCGACCTGATGAAAAGTTCCCCAATTGCGGGCGGTGATCTTGAGACTTATTTGAGCTCATATACAGATGAACTCCAAAATTATACGACAACCGCATCTGATAGCAGAGATCTGTTTTTAAATCTGCACACAGATACAAACAGTATCATGCTGAACGCGTGGGCAACCGCTTACAAGCACATCTACACTGCGAATGCTATTATAGAGGGAATTTCAGGTTCACAAGGGATTTCAGCCAGTGACAAAAACTGGTTCCGCGGGCAGGCTCTACTGACAAGAAGTATTATGTTCTTCTATTTAAACCAACTTTATGGAGATATTCCCTATCCTGAATCAACAGATTACAAAGTCAATAATGTCATTGAAAAAACATCATCAATCACCGTATTGACAAATTTGGAACGTGATCTTCTGGAAGTCTCTTCGCTGCTTCAAAATGAATATAAAGATCCCGAGAGGATTTACCCGAACAGATTTGTTGCGAAACTGCTACTGGCTAAAGTATATATGGCTGGACAGAACTGGGATAAAGCTGAAATTTTATTGAAAGAAATAATACAGAGCCCCTTGTATCAGATTGAATCTGACATTACAAAGGTTTTTACGAAATCTGGAAAAGAAGTACTATGGCAATTAAAACCTAACAACAATGCTTCTTTACAGCAGGCCACAGTATTTTATTTCACCAATTCATTACCAAATATTTACGCAATTTCGGAATCGTTGATCAATACATTTCAAGATAATGATCTCCGTAAACAGAACTGGATAGGACGTGTAGATTTTGGTGGTGTTTCCTACTACAGAGTGGAGAAATATAAAAACCGTAACAACACCAATACCAACGAATATTCGATTGTATTTAGGCTTGAAGAAGCCTATCTCTTACTGGCAGAAACACTTGCTCAGGAGAATAAGGTTGATGAGGCACTGCCCTACGTCAATGCAATAAAACTGCGCGCGCAACTTGCTCCTCTTACAATCCCAATCGCTAAGGAACTACTTCTGCAGGAGATCCTACTTGAAGATAAGAGAGAATTTTTTGTGGAAATGGGACATCGTTTTCTAGATTTAAAAAGAACAGGAAAATTGAACACGCTACAAGCGACAAAACAAAACTGGAAAGATTTCCATCAATTATGGCCAATACCTCAAAAAGAAATTCTTTTAAATGCTAACCTGAAACCTCAAAACCCCGGATATTAA